The sequence CGCTCTTGCTGATCACGATCGCCAGGGTCTCGTCCAGATGCCCCGCCAGCCGGCGCAGCACGCGATCGATGCCGTCGGGATCCGTGTTGTCGATGAACGAGACTTCCATCTTATCGGTGGCCGGATCCCCCAGGGCATCGTGTACGAACATCGGTCCCAGGGCCGATCCGCCGATGCCGATCGACAGCACGCGGGTAAACTTGCCACCACGGGGAGACTTAACGCGCCCGGCATGGACGTCGGCGGCGAATTTCTCGATGCGGTCAAGCGTGCTCGTGATCTCCGCGCCGATCTCCTTGCTGGGAGCCAATTCGGGAGCGCGGAGCCAATAGTGCCCCACCATGCGTTTCTCGTCCGGGTTGGCGATTGCGCCTCCTTCGAGCGCGTCCATCGCGCGATAGGCCGCGATCATCGCCGGAGCCATCCGCTGGAAGAAATCGTCGCCGAACGTCATTCGGCTGATGTCGAGCGAGAGATCCAAGTCGCTCGACTGGCACAAATGCTGCTGGTATCGCTGCCACAATGCGCGCGAATCCATCCCGTGGTCTCCTCAGAGGACGCCTGCTGGTGATTGCGCGTAACCTAATACGCCTGGCACGGATCGTCAAACGGAGCCGTGGGCGAGCGAGGATGGCGTGCGGGGAACACCAGCCCACGCGGCGGCAGGCTGCTACCACTTGAGCTGCATGACCCAGTCCTGAAACTCTCGATCGAGTTCCTCCCAGGTCCGTGGAGCCAGCACGGCCAACACCGCTTGATCGCCTTGGGCATCGGACCGGCGATCGGCGCGGAATCGCCGGAAGAACTCATCGAGCTTGTCCTGCCGCTGCAGGTAAAGGCAAAAGTAACGCGCATAAGCATAGTTCAGGCCGACGTTGTCCGAGCGGAAATCATCGTCGGCAATCAGCGACTGCAGCGACCGCAAGCGTCCTTGCTGAATGGCTTGCTGCAGGATCGGCAGGCGCCAGTTCTCCAGCCCATCGATGCCCGACTCATCGTCGCGAATGCGACACTGCTCGTGCAGCGAGGCCAGTCCTTCATTGAACCAGTCGGGCACCTTGGGGAAGTCGAAGTCCATCAAGGCATGGGTCAATTCGTGGACGAGCGTCCCCCCCCCGGTCGCGATGTTCATCACCAGCACGCGCTGGCTCGGCTTGTAGTAGCCGAACACCGAGATGCCCGCCTCGCCATAGAGATCCTGGGCATAGTGGTTGTAGCTTGCCTCGTCGCGGAAGAGGAGCACAGTGACCGGGCAATCGGGCGCCACGCGGAAGTAGCTCTTCGCCATCGCCCGCGAGGCTGGACCGATCGTCCGATGATGCCATTCCTCGAGTTCCTCGCGGCTCAGGTCTCCACCGATGACGAAGGGGGCGTGAACCACCACGGCGCAGCCTTCGCCCAGTCGGCCGGTCAACTCGTCCGCCACGCCCTCGCATTGGGTCACCAGCTTGTCAGAAGGCGGATTGGCCGCCACCGCGCCGGCCGTGCGCTCGGCGAACGTCTGCTCGGCGCTGGCCGCGTCGAGCGTGAAGGGTTCCGCGGCATTCACCGGCAACACGTCGGCCGCCATGGGGAGCGGAGAGAGCGGTAGCTCGGGGCGCGCCCAGCGCGAGAGCGCGAGCGACGCACAGACGATGGGGACGGGCCCCAGCACGAGGATCGAAAGACGATGTCGATTCAAGACAACAAGCCCAGCAACGCGGCCAATCAGCGAGGATTGCCCAGGTGTTTCTTGCGCGCCCGAGGGGGATTGCGTCGTGACGCTCGGCGCGGACCGCGTGCTTCCATGCGCTGCTTCGATTCTACGCCGCGCGTGCGGAACTGGGGAGTCTCCGCCCGCCACGAAAACCGCGCGCACCGTGTGGCTTTGCTGGTCGCGCCGGATGTGCGGCGCGCCGGTCGAAAACAAGCCGCGCAACCCCACCAGATCGGACTCGCATAGCGTCGCCGAGGGCAAATGGGCATAATGTGTGCGGGTTAGCCAAGGTTTGCGGCCCTCCCTCCCCATTACGCCCGCCAAGAACGGAGTTCGACACGATGCGTCGGCATTCAATTCTCACGATTCTGCTGGCTCTGTTCCTTGCGCTGGGGGCCGTCGATCACGCCCTGGCGGCCAACGAAGGGCAGGCAGCGCTCGACCAGGCGCTCGAGCTCAAGCTCTCGGCAACCAATGTGGGCGAGCTGTCACAAGTCATCGAGCTTTGCAAGAAGTCGCTCCAGGACGGACTCGATGCGGACAACGAAAAGTTCGCCAAGGGCTTGCTCGCCTCAACCTTGATTCAGCGCGCGACGCTCCTCACGGGCGTGCTGTTCTCTGGCGGCACGATTCCGGCCCAGCTCGCCGTCGAGATCCCACGCATGCGGGCCCTGGCCCAGCAAGATCTCGAAGACGCGCTGACCTTCGACGATCGACAACCGCACGCCCACTATCTGCTCTCGCGTCTGTATGCCCTGTCAAACGGCAACCGCGACAAGGCGCGCACCGCCGCCGAAGAGGCTATCCGCCTCTCCGGCGATGACACGCTGCTCGCCGCCCGAGCCCACGTCGTAAGGGCCCTGCTGCGAGAAAAGCCCGAGGAAATTGCCGCCGAGCTCGACACGGCGCTCGAGCTGGCTCCCGAGGATCCGGAAGTCCTCCGTGCCCGCGGAGCGCACGCCCTCGAGCATCGCGACCTCGCCAAGGCCATCGAGGTGATGAAGCTGGCCGTCGAAGTGGAAAGAGAACGAGCCGACAATCACGAACTGCTCGGCATGGCCTTCGCCCTGAATCAACAATTCGACGAGGCGCTGGCCGAACTGGACCGCGCGCTCGAACTCGCCCCCGACGATCCGTCGGCCCACCTGCTGCGCGCCCGCGTCCGGCTGGCCAAGGCCAAGCCGGAAGAAGCGGTCGAAGACATCGACCAGGTGTTCACGACGCGTCCCGCCACGGCCGATGCCTTGTTGCTCCGAGCGCTGGCCTATCAGCAGCTCGGCAAAATCGAACGTGCCTTGACCGATATCGATGAGGCACTCGGCATGCAGCCCGAGTTCGTGCCGGCGCTCCGCATCCGCGCCGTGCTGCTGGCCAGCAACGGCCAGGTGGACGATGCGCTGGCCGATCTCGAGAAGGTGCGTGCCCAGCAGCCGGAAGATATCGAGACGCTACTGCAATTGGGCGCCCTTTATCGTCAGAAGAAGGACGCCTCGAAGGCGATCGAGCTGTACGATGAGGCCCTCAAGTACGAACCGGAAAGCTGGTTTGTGCTGCACAGCCGCGGCGACGCCTATCTCTCGATCAGCAAGCAGGCCGAGGCCCTGGCCGACTACGACGCCGCCGTGAAGTTGCACCAGGAGAGCCCGAATCTGTTGAACAATCTCGCCTGGCTGCTCGCCACTTCACCCGACGACAAGTTGCGAGACGGCAAACGAGCCATCGAACTGGCCACCAAGGCGGGCGAGCTTACCGATTTCAAAGAGGCCTACATCCTGAGCACCATCGCCGCCAGCTATGCCGAGGCGGGCGATATGGAAAAGGCCCTGGAATGGTCGACCAAGGCCGTCGACCTGAGTCCCGCCGAATTGAAGGAAAACATCAAGCAAGAACTCGCTAGTTACCAGCAGGGCAAACCCTGGCGCGAGCTCCAGTCGGACGGCGACACCGGTGCCGGCGCAGACGACGCATCCGAAAAATCCGCGGACGAAAAGTAACTCGGCGTGAGCTTGTGCCTGCAAGTCGCCAGGGCGTTCTGCCCTGGGCATCTGCGTCTTGATGCTGCGCCTTTAGGGAATGGTTACCCGGCCCCCCGAGGCCACCACGGTTTGCCCCGTCATGAAGCTCGATTCTTCGCTCAGCAAGAAGCGAATCACGTTGGCCAACTCGTGCGGCTCGCCGATGCGTTGCATGGGCGTTTCCTCGATCACGCGGCGCATCGTCTCTGCGGAAAGAACGTGTGCCATCTCGGTCTCGACGAGACCGGGCGCCACGCAATTGATACGGACGTTGTGCGGGGCAAACGCCTCGGCGCAACATCGCGTCATGGCTATCACGCCGGCCTTGGCCGACGCATAGTGAATTTGCATCTTGCGCGGCCGCAAAGCGGCGATCGACGAGACGGTGACGATGCGGCCGAAGCCACGGCGGATCATCTCATCCTTGACCGCGAACACCGCCAGATACGCTCCGTTCAGATTCACGTCGATCGTTTCGCGCCAGGTCTCGTAATCGAGCTCGGTGTGGTCGCGCACGTTGCTGATGGCGCCGCAATGCGCTAGTAGATCGATCGGGCCAAGCTGCTCGCGCGTCGTCGCGACCAGCGCCTCGACTTCGTCGGGCTTCGCCACGTTGCAGGGATGGCAAAAAGCGCGTCGCCCCAGGGCCTGCAATTCGACGACCGTGCGATCGGCGTCCGCACGGCGTGTCGCATAGCTGATCGCCACATCGGCCCCTTCCGAGGCCAGACGCAGGGCCGTCGCGCGGCCGATCCCGCGCGAACCACCGGTCACCAGGGCAACTTTGCCCGCAAAATGCTCGCTCATGCTTGGGCGCTCCGGCTCGCCATCGAGTCGCCAGAGCGATGCTCCTTCAAAGTTTAATGAGACTCGCCGCTGGCCGCCTTTTCGCGTTGGGCGATGTCCAGTGCCTTCTGGTCCAGTTGCAGGGTGTACGTCTGCCAGGCGGTTTGCTCCTCGCTCGGCTGTTCGTTCGAACGCCACATGGTGAAATGGCAGGTCGGCGCCCCAGCGGGAATCGTCGTGTCGAACCGCACGTCGAAGCCGTGTTCCGCGCCGAACTCGCGCATCGCCTCGATCATCCCTTCGACGAAGTAGCGCTGCACGCGACAATCGAACGCCTGGTAGTGGTCTTGATGCGGACACCAGAGAATATCGAAGCTGACCTGCCGGTCGCTGTCGATCTTCGGATCCTCGAGCGAAGCGTAGCAGATGCGATTGATCACCGTGGCATAAAAGCTGAGAAACTCGGCCTCGGTCATTTCGGCGGGCTTCTCGGTGCCTGCCAGCAACTGCCGGCCCACATCGAGCCCGACGCGGCGCAAGGCGTCGTAAACCGCCTGCTGCCCGTCACGACCGAAGGCCCGCTCGCACGACTTGAGAATCTCGATGACCGCCATGGCCTGCATGGTGCCCCACTGCCAGAGCGTGGCCGGGTCGAAATCGGTCTTCGCCAGCACCTCCTCTTTCAGCCGCTGAAGCCCCTTGGCATAAGGCTGATTGAACTGGAACTGTTGCCAGGCCGGCTCCGGTCGGTGTTGCCAGTGGGCCATCGCGTAGGCTCCCCAAAAGAGTCTGCCGAGCAGCCCGCAGAGGGGCGGAGCCCGGGCGGAATTCCCCGTGAAAGGCTCGCGCCGAACTGGCCGAGCGAGAACAGCATAAGATCGCCAGAGCCCCGCCGCCACGTGGCCTTTACGACCCGGCGCGAGTGTCCTATGCTTTGCCTGCCCTTGGACTTGCAAGTGGAGGATAGGGGACTTGAACCCCTGACCTTCTGGCTGCCAGCCAGACGCTCTCCCAACTGAGCTAATCCCCCGTTGGCGGTCGCGACGCAAACCCCTTATATCATTGGGGGTTTCGCCCGCGAGCACAGCAGGTTATCACTGCGACCTTGGACTGTCAAGGCGATGGCCGCGGGGGATTCCGGGCAAGCGGGCATTCGACTCCCCTACACCTCCGGCATCGCCGTTACCAACTCGCGTCCTGGCACGGGCCATCCGTTGAAGAAGATACTCTCCCACCTGTTCAAGATCGCCATTTCCGTTGGCATTATCGGGTATCTCGTCTGGCAGGCGAAGAGCGACCCCACGATCCAGGAATTCCAGTTGCCCTCGACGGGCGAGGCCTGGACATGGCTCCTGGCCGCCTTCTTGTTTTACCTGGGGGCGGTCACCATCACGATGTTCCGCTGGCACATCCTGGTGCGCGCCCTCGAGCTACCGTTTCGTCTGCGCGATGCCTTTCGACTCGGCTTTCTCTGCTACCTGCTGAACTTCATCTCGCTCGGCAGCGTCGGCGGCGATCTGTTCAAAGCGATCTTTATTGCCCGCGAGCAACCGGGACACCGCCCCGAGGCTGTGGCCACCGTGGTCATCGACCGTATCATCGGGCTCTATGGCCTGTTCGTGTTGGCCAGCATCAGCGTACTGGCCATGCCCGAGTTGCTCACGAGCGATTCGGCCCATACGCGCAACATCAGCCGCCTCACGTTGGTCGGCACCGTCATCGGGCTCTTGGGCATCGTCGTGCTGCTGGTCCCCGGCTTTACCACGGGGGCACTTTCCGAATGGCTCGGCGGCCTGCCGCGCGTGGGCCCGATCATCAAGAAGCTCATCGCCGCCGTGCGGATGTACCGCATGCGATGGAGCGTGCTCGTGTGGACGCTCATCATGAGTCTGTTCGTCCACGCGGGGGCCGCCATCGGCACCTACTGCATCGCGCGGGGGCTGTTCGCCGCTTCCCCCCCGCTTTCCGTGCAGTTTGTCGTCGTGCCGCTGGCCAACCTGGCGGGCATCCTGCCGCTCCCTTTCATGGGGCTCGGGGCCTACGAGGCAGCGCTCAGCTACCTCTTCGACCATGTCCCCTCCGAGGTGGTGCTGTCGAACAGCCAGTGCCTGCTGATCGCCTTCGCCTACCGCATCATCACGATCATGATCTCGATCATCGGCGCCGTGATCTACATCACCAGCCGCCGCGAACTGAGCGACATGATGCATTCCGTCGGGGATGACGAGGGCCTGCTCAACTGACGCGAAACGCGATCGGCTGGGCACTCGGCGCTAACGCGGCTTGATGCCCGCCAGCAGTTCTTTCCAGCGCTTCCAGGCCTCGTTGCGCCCCTCGGTGTTGGCGGGCGTGGCTTCGGGATTCGCCGGATCGCCGGCACGCATGAACCCGTGACCGGCGCCGTCGTAGATCACCGGATCGTAGGTCTTGCCGGCGGCTGCCATCAACTCGCGCGAACGGGGGATCGTGGCATTTACGCGGGCATCGTTACCGCCGTAGAACCCGTAGACCGGGCACTGGATGCGGGCAATCTCGGCCGAGCTATCGGGGCCGGAGCCATAGAACACGAAGGCCGCCTGAATGTCTTTGTTGTTCGTCGCCAGACGGAATACCTGTCCGCCTCCCCAGCAAAAGCCGCAGGCCGAAAGGGCGCCATTCGCCGCTGGCAACGAACGCACGTAACGCCCCACCACGGTCAGATCGGACGTCACCTGCTCGGGGTTGAGCGACGAGATCGCCTGGCGAGTCGCATCCGAACTCTTGAACGAGGTTGTCCCCCCACCGTCCGGACCAGCGCCCGAAAGCAGATCGGGCGCGATTGCAATGTAACCAGCCGCCGCCAGTTGGTCCGCTACCAGTCGCACCCAATCGGTGAGCCCGAAAATCTCGTGAATCACGAGCACGGCCGGCGCTTTCTCCTTCACCTCGGGATACGCGACAAAGCAGTTCACGTCACGCGTCCCGCTACGCACCTTGACATATTCCAAGTGACGCGGCGACTTGTCGAGCTCCGCGGATGCCCATTCCTGAGCGTGAGCCGTTGGGATGGCAACGAGCGACAGCACGAAAGTCAGGACAAAGGCACGGAGCATCGAGAAACCTCGCGGCAGGTGGGGTTGGAGAAGCAGGCCGAACACGTACGGCCTTATTCTTGCCGACGCGCCAGGCCCCTCGCAACCTTTGAGCCGTCCCGTTTAAAGAACGCCTAAATGGAACACGGGTCCGACCATTTATTCACGCCGACCGAATACTCGACACAACCGGCACGTTCTACTAGCATGGCCGCCAGGAAATAATGCGCGCCTCATACGCGCAAATCAGATCCACTGAGCTTGTTACGCCGACTAAAGGGGGCTGGAACGGTAGGGGCAGCTATTCGTCTCAACAGGCAGTGGCTGTGCTTGCAGTTCCGGCAGTGGAACGCTCTCACGATCGCGCACAGCCCACGAGTTCGCGGTATGCCCCAGGTCACGAGGACCTCGCCGTTGGCCCTTATCCCTGCGAGGTCCGTGTGCTACGTCCGCTCCGATCGCGAAACCGTCTCAGGCAAGAACGTCACGTCGAAAAGCTGGAGTGGCGGACGCTACTGACCGTGGCCCCGCCCAGCGCGGTCTCTACAGGTCTCGTCGAGACCTCCTGGCAAGCCCCTCCTGTGTTCTTCGCAGGGGGCGAACAGGAGGATCATTGGAAAGTCGTCTCATCCGACAATCCCCACAACCACATCGTGCCGCCAGGCACAGGTTTGGACGGCGTCGTCGAGCTGTCGGTTCTGACCAATCAGAACGAATCGTATTACGCGACCGCCGCGCTCTTGCCTTCCGGGCGCCACCTGCTGACGGCAGCTCACGTGGTGACCGATCCATTCGGCGACTTCAACGTCGAGGGGCTGATTGCTTACTTCGACCTGCCCGACCAGACCGTGCCGATCTACGTTACGAACGTCTATATCCATCCAGAATTCACCGGCGATTTCGCGCATGGAGCGGACATTGCCATCCTCGAACTGGCCACCCCCGCGCCGGCCGCAGCCGAACGCTACGACATCTATCGCGGCTCGGACGAAGTTGGCAAAGTCGTCTTCTTTGCCGGCTATGGCGACATTGGAACGGGCGCGGTCGGCGAACAAAGCTCGAGCGACGGAAACAAGCACTCGGGCTACAATCGTTACGAAGCGCTGGCCGATATCTTCGAAGGCACGCGATATCCCGCCGGCACGGTGCGTCCCGCTTCGATGCTGGTCTACGATTTCGACAGCGGCCAACCGCAAAATGATGCCCTCGGCGTGCAGTACGGCATCTACGACCTGGGGCTTGGCCACGGCGTCGAGGCCTCGACGGCGATCGGCGACTCGGGCGGACCGAATTTCATCAACGGTAAGATCGCCGGCATCACGTCGTATGGTTCGAGCACGATTACGCTCCCCGACGCCTCGCCGGGGTCGAACGCCAGTTTCGGTGACTACTCGATCGACACCCGAGTCTCGGCCTTTGCCAGTTGGATCGACAGCATCGTCAACATGCCCCCCGTCCTGGCCGCGATTTCCGCGAAGACAGTGACGCAAGGCGGCGTGGTTTCGTTCCTCGCCCAAGGAAGCGATCCCAACCCGGGCACTTCACTGACCTACACGCTCGCGCCGGGGGCACCCGCTGGCGCCTCGATTAATCAGAATACCGGCCTTTTCACCTGGCAGACCAACGATAGCACGCCACCGGGGCAGTATACGTTCACCGTCATCGTGTCCGACAACGGGGCGCCGACGCTCTCGGATGCCGAGTCGTTCACCGTCACCGTGAACCCCGCAGGACCGGGCACCATCTCGGTCGACTATGCGGCCGATCCCGCCCACAGCGGCAAGTACATCATTACGTTCGCCGAAGCCACGCCCGGCACGAATGCGCTCGAGCTGCGCCTGAATGCCTCGGGAATCGTCGAGTACAGTCATAACGGCGGGCCATTCCTCACCGATCTTGCGCCCGCCATCTTCGGCAATCAGACGTTTTCGCTTGGCATCATCTCGCGCATCAATGTCGCGCTGGGCATCGGCAACGACACGCTCACCGTCAGTAATCACGGACCGGGGGGCCTGGTCGTGCCGACGCTCGAAGGCATCTACTTCGATGGTGGCAGTGGCGTCGCCGATCTGGTGCAGATTCGTGGCACCACGGGCAACGACTCATTCATTGTCGGCTTGAATGTCGTCAGCATCGCTGGTCGCGACGTCGTGGCCGGCAACGTCGAGTTTTATGAACTCAATCCCTTCGGCGGAAACGACACGCTCTCCGTCGACACGGTCAGCGAAGAAGCCGACCTTGTCGAAGCGGTCGGCTCGCGCGTCGACGTCCGCCGCGGCCCCAATCCGCAGACGGCCAGCAAGCTCACGATCAATCACGTCGAATTCGAATATCTTGGCATCCTGGCGGGCGGGGGCAACGACACCGTCTCAGTGCGCCAGGCGCGCAGCGGCAACCTGCGCCCAGTTCTGTGGGTCAGTTCGGAAGAAGGGATCGATCTCGTCGAGATCGAGCTCGAACCAACGACCGCTGGCGTCACCCACTTTGTCGATACCGGTCCGGGGGGCCAAGACCGGCTGAGCATCTTCACGCGTAACGGCCACGCCGACCGCGTTCAGGTCAATGGCACTCACGTGGCCGTCCAGCTCGGCCCCAATCCCGATCTCGCGCCGACGATCAATTTCCAATACACGAACGTCGAGATCCTGAGCGTGCTCACGGCCGGCGGCGCCGATACGATCACCGTCAAACAGCCGGAAGCGAGCGGGCCCTTCCCCAGCATCGTGGCCATCGAATCGCAGGACGAAGACGATCTCATCGAACTGGAATGGGGACTCCCCACCATCGGACATGCCTACGGAGTGAACGCCGGCGGCGGGCAAGATCGACTGCGGATGTTCACCCGCAACGACGCCGACGACTCGATTCAGGCCTCGGGGGTGTCGGTCTCGCTGAAGCTGGGACCCAACCCGGGTAGCGCTGCCAACAAGGTCACCAACTACACCAGCGTCGAATTCCTCGACCTGCTCACCGCGGGGGGCAACGACACGATCACGCTGCAAATGCCCCCCGTGGGGACGTTTCCGACCAGCGTCTCGGTCGAGTCGGACGCCGGTGACGACAGCATCACCATCATGCTCGGCAGTCCCAGCGTGGCCACTGCGTTCCAAATCAACGCGGGCCTCGGCGCGAACGATGCGCTCGTCGTGCATACGTTGAGCGGTTATGACGACATCATGACGGCGAACTCCGCCGCCGTGCTGGTCAAGCTCGGTCCCCATCCCCTCAACGCGGCGACGAAGACGATCAACTATCTCAATATCGATTCGCTCAGCCTCTACAGCGGCGGCGGCAACGACACGCTCACGTCGATCGAACCGGCCGTGGGCGCTTTTCCCCACACCGTGCGTCTTGAAGGGCAGGATGAAAACGACGTGATCGAGGTCGAGCTGGGACGCGCCACCTTGGCCACCACCTATCACGTCATCGGAGGCGCGGGCAGCGACAATCGCCTGAATCTGTACACGCGCAGCAATGCCGCCGATCTGCTGTCGGGCACGAGCCAGTCGCTCGCCGTGCAACTCGGACCAGAGCCCCAGGCCAATCCCATCAAGAATCTGGCCTACAGCGCCATCAAATCGCTGTCGATCTGGAGCGCCGGCGGAGATGACTCGATCGGCTTCGACCTGGCGGCGAACGGTTCGGCCCTGAGCAGCGTCACGATCGAGGGGCAGACGGGCAACGACCATATCGGCATCATTCTGGGCGCTGACGCTATTACTCCCCATTTGAAGCCCGGTGACGACCCAGCCGATCGCTTGACCCTCGACATCGCCAGCGATGCCGACGATCTGGTCGACGTAACCGGTGGCGCCATCGAGGTCCGACTTGGCCCGACTCCCGAGATCAAGACACCCACGATCTTCGCGTATCCCGGCTTCGAGGAGGTCGAAGTCCGCACGGGCGGCGGCAATGACCGGGTGCGCATCCTGCAGCCAACCGATGCCGCGGCCATCTTCATTCGCACCGAAGAAGGGGACGACACGATCGAGATTCCGCTCGACGCGACTGGCTTGCCCGATCTCGTCGAAGTCGACGGCGGGGCTGGCGCCGGCGACAAGCTCGTGGTGATCGATGCCCCCGCGCGAAATGCCGTGATCGTCGTGGCGTCCACGGCAGCCAGTGGCGTGATTGGCGCAACCGCACTCGAAGCGATCGAGATGTTCGGCGGCGAGGGAAACGATTGGCTCGAGAATCAAACCGACATCCCCTCCACGCTGCATGGCGGACGAGGCAACGACACGCTGATCGGCGGCTCGGCGGCCGATCAGCTGCGCGGCGACCCCGATCACAATGTCGGCGACGGCGCCGAAGGCCGCGACGTCATTCACGGCAACGGCGGTGACGACCTCATCTATGCCGATGGCCTCGACGGGTCCGAAGGGGGCGCCGATTACATCACCGGCGGCGAGGGGGCCGATACGATCTTCGGCGATGCCGGCGACGGCCTCGAAGGGGGTCAGGACACGATCCTCGGCGGCGAGGGAGACGATCTGCTCTTCGGCTTCAAGAACAACGATCTCATCGATGGTGGCGACGGCAATGACATTATCGCCGGACATCGCGGTGCCGACCATTTGATCGGCGGCGCCGGGCGCGACGTGCTCATCGGCGGCATCAACGACGACGTCCTGGAGGGCGGCGCCGACGAAGACCTGCTGATCGCGTCCGCCATGTTCCTCGATCTCGATCTTGGCGCCTTACTCGCAATACGAGACGAGTGGACCTCGGCCAACGACTACGCCACGCGCATCGCCCATCTCACCGGAGCGGCCGCTGGAGGCCTCAATGGCGAGTACATTCTTACCACCACGCCCGTAGAAACCGCCACGATCTTGAACGATGGCGCCATCGATACGCTCATCGGCGGCAGCGAGCTCGACTGGTACTGGCTCGACTTCGGCACGGAAGTCGTCGACGACCTCGAGGACGATGAAATCGCGAGCAACACCGCGGCCTGATCGTGCTCCGCGGAGCAGACGGGGAGTTACGCCTTGCGCCGAGAGGCGCGGCGACGATCGACTTCGCTGAGGACCATCTTCCGCAGGCGGATGCTGTTCGGCGTGACCTCGACCAGTTCATCCTCTTCGATGTACTCGAGCGCGGCTTCGAGCGTCATCATGCGCGGCGGCTTGAGCAGGATGTTGCGATCGCTCCCCGAGGCCCGCATGTTCGTGAGCTTCTTTTCCTTCGTGGGATTGACCGACATGTCATCCGCACGCGCGTTCTCACCCACGATCATCCCTTCGTAGACCTCGTCGCCCGGGGCTACGAACATCTCCGCCCGCTCTTGCAGGCCATCGAGCCCGAAGGCCACCGCCTTGCCCCCGACCATCGACACGAGCACGCCGTTCTGCCGGGCAGGAATCTCCCCCACCATCGGGCGATACGACTCGAAGCGGTGATGAATCAGCGCCGTGCCCAGCGTGGCATTCAACAACCGGGTGCGAATGCCGATCAAACCGCGGGCCGGAATCGAGAAGATCAGGTGGGCGTACTCTCCGCGGTTGAGCATCTCGGAGAGCTGTCCGCGCCGCGCGCCGACAATTTCCATCACCGGCCCCAATCGCTCGTGCGGCACTTCGATGACGAGCGTCTCGAACGGCTCCTCGGTCACCCCGTTGCGATGGCGCGAGATGACGCGCGGCTTGCCGACCGAAAGCTCGAAACCTTCGCGGCGCATCGTCTCGATCAGCACCGAGAGGTGCAATAGCCCACGTCCGCTGACGGCGTAGCTATCGGCGCCCGAGACCGACTCGACCCGCAGGGCCACGTTGCGTTCGAGCTCCTTGAAGAGCCGTTCGCGCAGGTGCCGGCTCGTCAGGAACTTGCCGTC comes from Pirellulales bacterium and encodes:
- a CDS encoding tetratricopeptide repeat protein is translated as MRRHSILTILLALFLALGAVDHALAANEGQAALDQALELKLSATNVGELSQVIELCKKSLQDGLDADNEKFAKGLLASTLIQRATLLTGVLFSGGTIPAQLAVEIPRMRALAQQDLEDALTFDDRQPHAHYLLSRLYALSNGNRDKARTAAEEAIRLSGDDTLLAARAHVVRALLREKPEEIAAELDTALELAPEDPEVLRARGAHALEHRDLAKAIEVMKLAVEVERERADNHELLGMAFALNQQFDEALAELDRALELAPDDPSAHLLRARVRLAKAKPEEAVEDIDQVFTTRPATADALLLRALAYQQLGKIERALTDIDEALGMQPEFVPALRIRAVLLASNGQVDDALADLEKVRAQQPEDIETLLQLGALYRQKKDASKAIELYDEALKYEPESWFVLHSRGDAYLSISKQAEALADYDAAVKLHQESPNLLNNLAWLLATSPDDKLRDGKRAIELATKAGELTDFKEAYILSTIAASYAEAGDMEKALEWSTKAVDLSPAELKENIKQELASYQQGKPWRELQSDGDTGAGADDASEKSADEK
- a CDS encoding flippase-like domain-containing protein, with translation MAAGDSGQAGIRLPYTSGIAVTNSRPGTGHPLKKILSHLFKIAISVGIIGYLVWQAKSDPTIQEFQLPSTGEAWTWLLAAFLFYLGAVTITMFRWHILVRALELPFRLRDAFRLGFLCYLLNFISLGSVGGDLFKAIFIAREQPGHRPEAVATVVIDRIIGLYGLFVLASISVLAMPELLTSDSAHTRNISRLTLVGTVIGLLGIVVLLVPGFTTGALSEWLGGLPRVGPIIKKLIAAVRMYRMRWSVLVWTLIMSLFVHAGAAIGTYCIARGLFAASPPLSVQFVVVPLANLAGILPLPFMGLGAYEAALSYLFDHVPSEVVLSNSQCLLIAFAYRIITIMISIIGAVIYITSRRELSDMMHSVGDDEGLLN
- a CDS encoding dienelactone hydrolase family protein — protein: MLRAFVLTFVLSLVAIPTAHAQEWASAELDKSPRHLEYVKVRSGTRDVNCFVAYPEVKEKAPAVLVIHEIFGLTDWVRLVADQLAAAGYIAIAPDLLSGAGPDGGGTTSFKSSDATRQAISSLNPEQVTSDLTVVGRYVRSLPAANGALSACGFCWGGGQVFRLATNNKDIQAAFVFYGSGPDSSAEIARIQCPVYGFYGGNDARVNATIPRSRELMAAAGKTYDPVIYDGAGHGFMRAGDPANPEATPANTEGRNEAWKRWKELLAGIKPR
- a CDS encoding SDR family oxidoreductase — protein: MSEHFAGKVALVTGGSRGIGRATALRLASEGADVAISYATRRADADRTVVELQALGRRAFCHPCNVAKPDEVEALVATTREQLGPIDLLAHCGAISNVRDHTELDYETWRETIDVNLNGAYLAVFAVKDEMIRRGFGRIVTVSSIAALRPRKMQIHYASAKAGVIAMTRCCAEAFAPHNVRINCVAPGLVETEMAHVLSAETMRRVIEETPMQRIGEPHELANVIRFLLSEESSFMTGQTVVASGGRVTIP